The following proteins are encoded in a genomic region of Verrucomicrobiaceae bacterium:
- the atpF gene encoding F0F1 ATP synthase subunit B codes for MITSLPTILAAGKVDALVEKFGLAWPKFFAQVIIFWIVFSILKKYAFGPILGMLEQRRQRIADGEAKLEKITKDAADAAKNSQAILDKAEADAARLVKEADEASKALQERRQQDAVASANSILAKAREAAELEKEQLMSQLKREFGRMVADATSRVTGKVLNSDDQARLNQETAAQVSA; via the coding sequence ATGATCACCAGCTTGCCCACCATCCTTGCCGCCGGCAAAGTTGACGCGCTTGTCGAGAAATTCGGCCTCGCCTGGCCCAAGTTCTTCGCCCAGGTGATCATCTTCTGGATCGTCTTCTCGATTCTCAAGAAATACGCCTTCGGCCCCATCCTCGGCATGCTGGAGCAGCGTCGTCAGCGCATCGCTGATGGTGAAGCGAAGCTCGAAAAGATCACCAAAGACGCGGCGGACGCCGCTAAGAACTCCCAGGCCATCCTCGACAAGGCGGAGGCTGATGCAGCCCGCCTCGTGAAGGAAGCCGATGAAGCCTCCAAGGCTCTCCAGGAACGCCGTCAGCAGGACGCCGTCGCCAGCGCCAATTCCATCCTCGCCAAGGCCCGTGAGGCCGCCGAACTCGAAAAAGAGCAGCTCATGTCCCAGTTGAAGCGCGAATTCGGCCGCATGGTCGCCGACGCTACCAGCCGCGTGACCGGCAAGGTGCTCAATTCCGACGATCAAGC
- a CDS encoding PIN domain-containing protein, translated as MHFANASFLVSAFLGDANGSKAWKWWASSKAVLHVSRLVLLEAENAIRCSVFQHAVAQQDSIDALHLLKRALADGVLVRREVSSARLYPAAQRICMRHTGPDTFGTMDIIHVACAVELGVTHLVSFDRSQRKLAIAEGLVACP; from the coding sequence ATGCACTTTGCGAATGCCAGCTTTCTCGTCTCAGCCTTCCTGGGCGATGCGAATGGCTCCAAAGCGTGGAAGTGGTGGGCTTCCAGCAAGGCGGTTTTGCATGTGAGCCGCCTCGTGCTGCTGGAAGCAGAAAATGCCATCCGCTGCAGTGTGTTTCAGCATGCAGTCGCCCAACAGGATTCGATTGACGCTTTGCATCTGCTCAAACGCGCCCTCGCTGACGGTGTCCTCGTCCGGCGTGAGGTCTCCAGCGCTCGGCTTTACCCCGCAGCACAACGCATCTGCATGCGCCACACCGGTCCTGACACTTTTGGCACCATGGACATCATTCACGTCGCTTGTGCCGTGGAGCTTGGGGTCACCCATCTCGTCAGCTTTGATCGCTCCCAACGCAAACTGGCCATTGCAGAGGGCTTGGTTGCCTGCCCGTGA
- the atpB gene encoding F0F1 ATP synthase subunit A yields the protein MHLPEPTSFFSPVLANVSSKAAELFAKDGLLAFLTNSTLVALCVLGIVLWFARKATKNMSLIPHKAQNFFEFIIEFLYGQVVNIVGEKQAKLAFPLLGTLFIYILVSNWFGLLPGVGTIGWGESTGFLSVKAAHDPLLRPPTADLNATAGIALSAFLVWLFLTIKEIGIWGFIVHTFGPKGGLKGVMGLIVALVFMFVGVIEIVSIVIRPVTLSIRLFGNIFAGENVLHIMSDMMNSKGPVMSFLGSVALPLPFYFMELLVGLLQAIVFTLLCSVYIQLSTTHDDHGHEEGDDHH from the coding sequence ATGCACTTGCCTGAACCGACCAGCTTTTTCTCCCCCGTGCTCGCCAACGTGAGCAGCAAGGCGGCAGAGTTGTTCGCAAAGGACGGCCTGTTAGCTTTCTTGACCAATTCGACGCTCGTGGCGCTTTGCGTGCTCGGGATCGTCCTCTGGTTCGCCCGTAAGGCGACGAAGAACATGTCGCTCATCCCGCACAAGGCGCAGAACTTCTTTGAGTTCATCATCGAGTTCCTCTACGGCCAAGTGGTGAACATCGTCGGCGAAAAGCAGGCGAAGCTGGCCTTCCCGCTGCTCGGCACCCTTTTCATCTACATCCTCGTTTCGAACTGGTTCGGCCTGCTTCCGGGCGTCGGCACCATCGGCTGGGGTGAATCGACGGGCTTTCTGTCCGTGAAAGCCGCTCACGACCCGCTTCTGCGTCCGCCGACGGCTGACTTGAATGCTACGGCTGGTATCGCTCTCTCCGCTTTCCTTGTCTGGCTCTTCCTTACCATCAAAGAAATCGGTATTTGGGGCTTCATCGTTCACACTTTCGGCCCCAAAGGTGGCCTGAAGGGCGTGATGGGGCTGATCGTGGCGCTTGTGTTCATGTTCGTCGGCGTGATCGAAATCGTCTCCATCGTGATCCGTCCGGTGACGCTCTCGATTCGTCTCTTTGGGAACATTTTCGCTGGTGAAAACGTGCTCCACATCATGAGCGACATGATGAACTCCAAGGGCCCGGTGATGAGCTTCCTCGGCAGCGTGGCGCTTCCGCTTCCCTTCTACTTCATGGAGCTGCTCGTCGGTCTGCTCCAGGCCATCGTGTTCACCCTCCTTTGCTCGGTTTACATCCAGCTTTCCACCACGCATGACGATCACGGTCATGAGGAAGGTGACGATCATCATTAA
- a CDS encoding ATPase produces MELLSMAQEAAAHAAPAASGLTGNLTMALGGAGAAIGVGMVGSKAVEAVGRNPGAFGNILTLGIIAMALAEGLGIIAYLGGL; encoded by the coding sequence ATGGAACTCCTCTCCATGGCCCAAGAAGCCGCCGCTCACGCAGCCCCTGCCGCCTCTGGCCTCACTGGCAACCTCACGATGGCCCTCGGTGGTGCTGGCGCCGCCATCGGCGTCGGTATGGTCGGCTCCAAGGCTGTGGAAGCCGTCGGTCGCAACCCAGGCGCTTTCGGTAACATCCTGACCCTCGGCATTATCGCCATGGCCCTAGCTGAAGGTCTCGGCATTATCGCCTACCTCGGCGGTCTGTAA